A part of Sugiyamaella lignohabitans strain CBS 10342 chromosome D, complete sequence genomic DNA contains:
- a CDS encoding short-chain dehydrogenase/reductase (Putative short-chain dehydrogenase/reductase; YDL114W is not an essential gene; GO_component: GO:0016021 - integral component of membrane [Evidence ISM] [PMID 12192589]; GO_function: GO:0003674 - molecular_function [Evidence ND]; GO_function: GO:0016491 - oxidoreductase activity [Evidence IEA,IEA]; GO_process: GO:0008150 - biological_process [Evidence ND]; GO_process: GO:0008152 - metabolic process [Evidence IEA]; GO_process: GO:0055114 - oxidation-reduction process [Evidence IEA]) has product MSYRRTSRTQVSTRTQTSTLSSVSGTGIVTPTFNILPPVQYNRKDNNVPRLQPVGHHNHHSRSSWLAHDLHRSYHSTTQMIKNQAYRPLVKINPGLDLVLITGGASGLGYQMALLFHQKGFEVIVLDIHVPERHSRIPKVTYYQCDVSNIEEISAIAKTIRDTHGTVTVLVNNAGVMKGAKKTVDLGYTEMRTTLDINLLASFLTVRTFVPDMVSRHRGYVVTIGSVLGYVSPAKLSLYGASKAGLIALHESLTHELGPPNFPETGVRTLLVSPGQLKTSLFMDVRSPYVFIAPVLEPSRAARAVVEALEKGSRGELKLPLYVNGTTFLRTLPHQLATATRALTGIDSSI; this is encoded by the coding sequence ATGTCGTACCGTCGCACTTCACGGACACAGGTGTCCACTCGCACCCAGACATCAACGCTGTCGTCGGTGTCTGGCACGGGGATTGTAACTCCCACTTTTAATATTCTCCCGCCTGTTCAGTATAATCGCAAAGATAATAATGTTCCGCGTTTACAACCGGTTGGCCACCACAATCACCATTCCAGATCGTCTTGGTTGGCTCATGATCTCCATAGATCGTACCATTCAACAACTCAGATGATCAAGAACCAGGCTTACCGTCCTCTGGTGAAGATTAATCCTGGTCTGGATTTGGTTCTTATTACTGGCGGCGCCAGTGGTCTGGGGTACCAAATGGCTCTATTGTTTCATCAAAAAGGGTTCGAGGTCATTGTTCTGGATATTCATGTTCCTGAAAGACACTCGCGAATTCCTAAAGTTACGTACTACCAGTGCGATGTCAGCAATATCGAGGAGATCTCGGCCATTGCAAAGACCATTCGCGACACCCATGGCACCGTCACTGTGTTAGTCAATAATGCCGGTGTCATGAAAGGAGCCAAAAAAACCGTCGACCTCGGATACACCGAGATGCGAACCACTCTGGATATCAACCTGTTAGCCAGTTTCCTAACTGTACGCACTTTTGTGCCGGATATGGTGTCTCGTCACCGCGGGTATGTCGTTACCATTGGTTCTGTCCTTGGATATGTATCACCCGCAAAACTCAGTTTATACGGAGCCAGTAAAGCCGGTCTAATTGCACTTCACGAGTCACTGACCCACGAGCTTGGTCCTCCCAATTTCCCCGAAACTGGTGTCCGTACACTTCTTGTCAGTCCTGGTCAACTGAAAACATCGCTTTTCATGGACGTCCGGTCACCCTACGTCTTCATTGCCCCTGTTCTCGAACCGTCACGAGCCGCTCGAGCCGTGGTCGAAGCTCTCGAAAAAGGATCCCGTGGCGAGCTCAAACTGCCCCTCTACGTCAATGGCACCACCTTCCTCCGCACCCTCCCACACCAGCTCGCTACCGCGACCCGTGCTCTCACCGGAATCGACTCCTCCATCTGA
- the IWR1 gene encoding Iwr1p (RNA polymerase II transport factor, conserved from yeast to humans; also has a role in transporting RNA polymerase III into the nucleus; interacts with most of the RNAP II subunits; nucleo-cytoplasmic shuttling protein; deletion causes hypersensitivity to K1 killer toxin; protein increases in abundance and relocalizes from nucleus to cytoplasm upon DNA replication stress; GO_component: GO:0016591 - DNA-directed RNA polymerase II, holoenzyme [Evidence IPI] [PMID 16554755]; GO_component: GO:0005737 - cytoplasm [Evidence IEA,IEA]; GO_component: GO:0005737 - cytoplasm [Evidence IDA] [PMID 14562095]; GO_component: GO:0005737 - cytoplasm [Evidence IDA] [PMID 19679657]; GO_component: GO:0005737 - cytoplasm [Evidence IDA] [PMID 21504834]; GO_component: GO:0005737 - cytoplasm [Evidence IDA] [PMID 22842922]; GO_component: GO:0005634 - nucleus [Evidence IEA,IEA]; GO_component: GO:0005634 - nucleus [Evidence IDA] [PMID 14562095]; GO_component: GO:0005634 - nucleus [Evidence IDA] [PMID 19679657]; GO_component: GO:0005634 - nucleus [Evidence IDA] [PMID 21504834]; GO_component: GO:0005634 - nucleus [Evidence IDA] [PMID 22842922]; GO_function: GO:0005515 - protein binding [Evidence IPI] [PMID 21504834]; GO_process: GO:0044376 - RNA polymerase II complex localization to nucleus [Evidence IMP] [PMID 21504834]; GO_process: GO:0044376 - RNA polymerase II complex localization to nucleus [Evidence IMP] [PMID 23267056]; GO_process: GO:1990022 - RNA polymerase III complex localization to nucleus [Evidence IMP] [PMID 23267056]; GO_process: GO:0006913 - nucleocytoplasmic transport [Evidence IMP] [PMID 21504834]; GO_process: GO:0015031 - protein transport [Evidence IEA]; GO_process: GO:0006810 - transport [Evidence IEA]) has product MWVLGGFCVLRGGLCSNCDAVFKLAGTFENEPAAPSDVVLHQESSTKVEELADKRVFRFPKRSKINGNDSQGVVPHDDPEVSQSLTDMVQSYLGLDENKPSSPLKDLGSSGATLDSTLIPGEDQNDGDEYVYDIYYRERYTGDDSLDESKVGIIVLLDSDYEDLAGDDDVDSNVGGTDDEDSNAEDFYKNDYPDEVSGDEEEEEEEEEEKDDSDEEGNSTAVDRLAPRTKFQLRRMMGQGRGEDTAEWDGEYEDGGDEDDGTWNDDDEGNINNKRDNYDGEIEDDDDQDYDDYDDIHSPPNEVGDEQWSEDEDLEQYRDRILGNLETSLRE; this is encoded by the exons ATGTGGGTTCTGGGTGGGTTTTGCGTGTTGAGAGGGGGTTTATGTTCTAACTGCGATGCAGTGTTTAAACTGGCCGGCACGTTCGAGAACGAACCAGCGGCACCCAGTGATGTCGTGCTTCACCAGGAAAGTAGCACCAAAGTAGAGGAGTTGGCAGACAAACGGGTGTTTCGGTTTCCTAAACGATCTAAAATCAATGGCAATGATAGTCAGGGAGTGGTTCCTCATGATGATCCAGAAGTGTCCCAGTCACTTACAGACATGGTCCAGTCGTATCTGGGATTGGATGAAAACAAACCAAGTTCTCCTTTGAAGGATCTGGGAAGCAGTGGTGCTACTCTGGATAGCACTTTAATACCAGGTGAAGACCAGAATGATGGCGACGAATACGTTTATGATATCTACTACCGGGAACGATACACTGGAGACGATAGTCTGGACGAGTCTAAAGTTGGCATTAT TGTTCTGCTGGATTCGGATTATGAAGATTTGGCgggagatgatgatgtcgaTTCTAATGTTGGTGGGACCGATGACGAGGATTCGAATGCAGAGGACTTTTATAAGAACGATTATCCAGATGAAGTTTcaggtgatgaagaagaagaagaagaggaggaggaagagaaaGATGATAGTGACGAAGAAGGTAATAGCACAGCTGTCGACAGGTTGGCTCCTAGGACCAAATTCCAGCTGAGACGAATGATGGGACAGGGTCGCGGCGAGGATACAGCTGAATGGGATGGGGAGTATGAAGATGGAGGTGATGAGGACGATGGGACGTGgaatgacgacgacgaagggaacattaataataaacgaGATAATTATGATGGAGAGattgaagacgacgatgatcAGGATTATGATGACTACGACGATATTCACAGTCCGCCAAATGAGGTCGGAGACGAGCAGTGGAGTGAAGACGAGGATCTCGAGCAGTACCGGGACCGGATACTAGGGAATTTAGAAACGAGTTTACGCGAATAG
- the RVS167 gene encoding amphiphysin (Actin-associated protein with roles in endocytosis and exocytosis; interacts with Rvs161p to regulate actin cytoskeleton, endocytosis, and viability following starvation or osmotic stress; recruited to bud tips by Gyl1p and Gyp5p during polarized growth; homolog of mammalian amphiphysin; GO_component: GO:0030479 - actin cortical patch [Evidence IDA] [PMID 10393809]; GO_component: GO:0030479 - actin cortical patch [Evidence IDA] [PMID 16239147]; GO_component: GO:0005737 - cytoplasm [Evidence IEA,IEA]; GO_component: GO:0005737 - cytoplasm [Evidence IDA] [PMID 24390141]; GO_component: GO:0005856 - cytoskeleton [Evidence IEA,IEA]; GO_component: GO:0043332 - mating projection tip [Evidence IDA] [PMID 10393809]; GO_component: GO:0043332 - mating projection tip [Evidence IDA] [PMID 19053807]; GO_function: GO:0003779 - actin binding [Evidence IEA]; GO_function: GO:0008092 - cytoskeletal protein binding [Evidence IPI,ISS] [PMID 10388809]; GO_function: GO:0008289 - lipid binding [Evidence IDA] [PMID 20610658]; GO_process: GO:0051666 - actin cortical patch localization [Evidence IMP] [PMID 8590801]; GO_process: GO:0006897 - endocytosis [Evidence IMP] [PMID 8590801]; GO_process: GO:0060988 - lipid tube assembly [Evidence IDA] [PMID 20610658]; GO_process: GO:0016192 - vesicle-mediated transport [Evidence IGI,IPI] [PMID 15802519]): MSTMLKGVKKSVIRAPHRLIGSKSVEDRIIIEWTKDFNAAEVALDFIISEAKKLISSWKDLVKSQRAMVDLLDEIYAPIQEDNVYTSVQETPLSTTKAIHDLQAKLEQAANQIDPIINELDTSFIGKCKETKKYIDGVQKALTKREHKKIDFDRYSNSAEKLAKKQEMTEKDHNNLSKTEAELDAAMEIFQQQDEKVKTYIPLFLASFSEFLNYLTTTLYLSQQRLFSILKSCLVEYATAQGLLSGKNPPEYTTIVEDWETRFINIQPRCEEGIKTIKEGKTVTNPMTMPSKRIDKVKDSIVHQSGDFAHRVYNRAKHPLISNNITFSSPSQGMFRSEADILAINDPSHASSPRRSGSFAGIYSSVGLNRVVSTSSSGSKGSLTSSGSTSTSPSGLRSPITALEPSPFSSQSITRARAVSSSSAQALSIDEQLIKSAIPPKSENDEYATAKFTFLGDEPGDVSFRIGDKIRVLDHGDETDENWWFGETSDGRVGLFPCNYVEI, encoded by the coding sequence ATGTCGACGATGCTGAAGGGTGTGAAGAAGTCGGTGATACGAGCGCCTCATCGGCTGATTGGATCCAAATCGGTCGAGGACAGAATCATCATTGAATGGACGAAAGACTTCAATGCGGCCGAGGTGGCTCTGGATTTCATTATTTCAGAGGCCAAGAAACTCATTTCTTCGTGGAAAGATCTTGTCAAGTCACAGCGAGCGATGGTCGATCTGCTCGACGAGATCTATGCCCCAATCCAGGAAGACAATGTGTATACATCGGTCCAGGAAACTCCTTTGAGCACTACAAAGGCTATTCATGACTTACAAGCCAAACTGGAACAGGCTGCTAATCAGATAGACCCGATTATTAACGAGTTGGATACCTCGTTTATCGGGAAATGCAAGGAAACCAAGAAATATATCGACGGGGTTCAAAAAGCTTTAACGAAACGAGAACATAAAAAAATCGATTTTGACCGGTACTCGAATTCGGCAGAGAAACTGGCAAAGAAACAGGAAATGACCGAGAAAGATCATAATAACCTGTCCAAGACAGAGGCCGAATTAGACGCTGCTATGGAGATTTTCCAGCAACAGGACGAAAAAGTCAAGACATATATTCCACTATTTCTCGCCTCGTTTTCGGAATTCTTAAACTATCTGACTACGACGTTATACCTTTCACAGCAACGACTGTTTTCAATACTGAAATCATGTCTTGTAGAATATGCTACTGCCCAGGGCTTGTTATCAGGAAAGAATCCTCCTGAATATACCACTATTGTAGAGGATTGGGAAACCCGGTTTATCAATATCCAGCCTCGATGTGAAGAAGGTATTAAAACCATTAAAGAAGGAAAAACCGTGACTAATCCAATGACTATGCCGTCTAAGAGAATCGATAAAGTCAAAGATTCAATAGTACATCAATCAGGCGACTTTGCTCATAGGGTATATAACCGAGCCAAGCATCCGCTGATATCCAACAACATCACTTTTTCGTCGCCTTCGCAGGGCATGTTTCGATCCGAGGCCGATATCTTGGCTATTAACGACCCGTCACATGCCAGTTCTCCTCGAAGAAGCGGCAGTTTTGCCGGTATTTATTCGTCTGTGGGGTTGAACCGCGTCGTATCAACCTCGTCATCCGGTTCAAAAGGATCTTTGACTAGTAGCGGCTCGACCTCGACGTCACCTAGCGGTCTTCGAAGTCCGATAACTGCGCTTGAACCAAGCCCTTTCTCTAGTCAATCAATCACTCGAGCCAGAGCTgtatcgtcatcttctgcCCAAGCATTATCAATCGATGAGCAACTCATCAAATCGGCCATCCCGCCGAAATCGGAAAACGACGAGTACGCAACTGCTAAATTCACATTCCTCGGTGACGAGCCTGGCGATGTCTCATTCAGAATTGGCGACAAGATCAGAGTGCTCGACCATGGCGACGAGACTGATGAGAACTGGTGGTTTGGCGAGACCTCGGACGGGCGTGTGGGTCTGTTCCCCTGTAACTACGTAGAGATATAG
- the FMP45 gene encoding Fmp45p (Integral membrane protein localized to mitochondria; required for sporulation and maintaining sphingolipid content; similar to SUR7; FMP45 has a paralog, YNL194C, that arose from the whole genome duplication; GO_component: GO:0005938 - cell cortex [Evidence IDA] [PMID 11784867]; GO_component: GO:0016021 - integral component of membrane [Evidence IEA]; GO_component: GO:0016021 - integral component of membrane [Evidence ISM] [PMID 12192589]; GO_component: GO:0016021 - integral component of membrane [Evidence ISS] [PMID 9219339]; GO_component: GO:0016020 - membrane [Evidence IEA]; GO_component: GO:0005739 - mitochondrion [Evidence IDA] [PMID 14576278]; GO_component: GO:0005739 - mitochondrion [Evidence IDA] [PMID 16823961]; GO_component: GO:0005886 - plasma membrane [Evidence IEA,IEA]; GO_component: GO:0005886 - plasma membrane [Evidence IDA] [PMID 16622836]; GO_function: GO:0003674 - molecular_function [Evidence ND]; GO_process: GO:0030437 - ascospore formation [Evidence IGI,IMP] [PMID 11784867]; GO_process: GO:0031505 - fungal-type cell wall organization [Evidence IMP] [PMID 11784867]; GO_process: GO:0006950 - response to stress [Evidence IEA]; GO_process: GO:0030435 - sporulation resulting in formation of a cellular spore [Evidence IEA]), producing the protein MAFRAFFGPLWIIFTAGAALLLFFIVLGGSRNSTPLNEFFWLEADTSKVPGAPSLTRWTFYGICHVVDGRNANCTSNKADFGFDPIHTFGTHTGLPDDFATSRDVSIRPGVLEELVE; encoded by the coding sequence atggCGTTCCGTGCTTTTTTTGGCCCTCTTTGGATTATTTTCACTGCCGGTGCAGCACTTTTGCTGTTCTTCATTGTCTTGGGAGGCTCCAGAAACTCGACTCCTCTCAATGAGTTCTTCTGGCTAGAAGCAGACACTTCAAAAGTCCCCGGAGCTCCCTCGCTCACCAGATGGACCTTTTACGGTATCTGCCATGTCGTCGACGGCAGAAATGCCAACTGTACCTCCAACAAGGCCGACTTTGGTTTTGACCCCATCCACACTTTTGGCACCCACACTGGTCTCCCTGACGATTTTGCTACCAGCCGTGACGTAAGTATTAGACCTGGAGTTCTGGAAGAATTGGTTGAGTAG